A genomic window from Triticum urartu cultivar G1812 chromosome 7, Tu2.1, whole genome shotgun sequence includes:
- the LOC125520238 gene encoding mitochondrial carrier protein MTM1-like isoform X1, giving the protein MAGGSRGGFPAWMTAAAARIDLSGGAAATSGSQPPQPGPPAAVVADQELGMAERALSAASAAFISAIIVNPLDVAKTRLQAQAAGVPYYQAPQMAALGPDAILSELRCSPSCTRGIVLGSEPICPPDCFQYKGTVDVFLKVVRQEGFGRLWRGTNAGLALAIPTVGIYLPCYDIFRNKIEDFTRSNAPGLTPYAPLVAGSVARSLACIACSPIELARTRMQAYKEFQPGVKPPGMWKTLLGVLSPHASSSQNAVQNYRVLWTGVGAQLARDVPFSAICWSTLEPIRRKLLGLVAEDGDAASVLGANFAAGFVAGSLAAGVTCPLDVAKTRRQIEKDAQKAMRMTTRQTLVDILRSEGPKGLFTGVGPRVARAGPSVGIVISFYEVVKYALHQRNMS; this is encoded by the exons ATGGCAGGCGGCTCTAGGGGCGGCTTCCCCGCCTGGatgaccgccgccgccgcgcgcatCGACCTCTCCGGCGGCGCCGCCGCCACGTCCGGCTCGCAGCCTCCCCAACCCGGCCCTCCGGCCGCGGTGGTGGCCGACCAGGAGCTCGGGATGGCCGAACGCGCCCTCTCCGCCGCAAGCGCCGCCTTCATCTCCGCCATCATCGTTAACCCTCTCGACGTCGCCAAG ACGAGGTTGCAGGCGCAGGCGGCGGGGGTGCCTTACTACCAAGCACCCCAGATGGCGGCGCTCGGCCCGGATGCG ATACTGTCTGAGTTGCGATGCTCTCCATCATGCACACGTGGTATTGTTTTGGGAAGTGAACCTATTTGCCCACCTGATTGCTTTCAGTACAAGGGAACAGTTGATGTATTCTTGAAAGTTGTTAGACAG GAAGGATTTGGTAGATTATGGAGAGGTACAAATGCTGGCTTGGCATTAGCTATACCAACT GTTGGAATATATTTGCCTTGCTATGACATATTCCGCAACAAGATTGAAGATTTTACAAGAAGCAATGCTCCTGGGTTGACACCATATGCCCCACTAGTAGCAGGATCAGTTGCACGTTCACTCGCATGCATTGCTTGTTCCCCAATTGAATTGGCAAGGACACGGATGCAG GCGTATAAGGAATTTCAGCCTGGAGTAAAGCCTCCTGGAATGTGGAAAACATTGCTTGGTGTTCTTTCACCACATGCAAGTTCAAGTCAGAATG CAGTGCAAAACTATCGTGTTCTATGGACGGGTGTGGGGGCACAGCTTGCTCGGGATGTTCCATTCTCTGCTATATGCTGGTCAACGCTGGAGCCG ATTCGAAGAAAGCTGCTTGGTCTTGTTGCAGAGGACGGTGACGCAGCTAGTGTGTTGGGAGCGAACTTTGCTGCTGGCTTTGTAGCAGGTAGTCTTGCTGCTGGTGTTACATGCCCTCTTGATGTTGCCAAGACAAGGAGACAGATAGAG AAGGATGCCCAGAAGGCAATGAGAATGACCACGAGGCAAACGTTAGTTGATATATTGAG GTCTGAAGGTCCAAAAGGCTTGTTCACTGGTGTTGGTCCACGCGTCGCTCGTGCTGGACCATCAGTTGGTATTGTCATTTCCTTTTACGAGGTCGTCAAGTATGCTCTTCACCAAAGGAACATGTCATGA
- the LOC125520238 gene encoding mitochondrial carrier protein MTM1-like isoform X2 — MAGGSRGGFPAWMTAAAARIDLSGGAAATSGSQPPQPGPPAAVVADQELGMAERALSAASAAFISAIIVNPLDVAKTRLQAQAAGVPYYQAPQMAALGPDAILSELRCSPSCTRGIVLGSEPICPPDCFQYKGTVDVFLKVVRQEGFGRLWRGTNAGLALAIPTVGIYLPCYDIFRNKIEDFTRSNAPGLTPYAPLVAGSVARSLACIACSPIELARTRMQAYKEFQPGVKPPGMWKTLLGVLSPHASSSQNVQNYRVLWTGVGAQLARDVPFSAICWSTLEPIRRKLLGLVAEDGDAASVLGANFAAGFVAGSLAAGVTCPLDVAKTRRQIEKDAQKAMRMTTRQTLVDILRSEGPKGLFTGVGPRVARAGPSVGIVISFYEVVKYALHQRNMS, encoded by the exons ATGGCAGGCGGCTCTAGGGGCGGCTTCCCCGCCTGGatgaccgccgccgccgcgcgcatCGACCTCTCCGGCGGCGCCGCCGCCACGTCCGGCTCGCAGCCTCCCCAACCCGGCCCTCCGGCCGCGGTGGTGGCCGACCAGGAGCTCGGGATGGCCGAACGCGCCCTCTCCGCCGCAAGCGCCGCCTTCATCTCCGCCATCATCGTTAACCCTCTCGACGTCGCCAAG ACGAGGTTGCAGGCGCAGGCGGCGGGGGTGCCTTACTACCAAGCACCCCAGATGGCGGCGCTCGGCCCGGATGCG ATACTGTCTGAGTTGCGATGCTCTCCATCATGCACACGTGGTATTGTTTTGGGAAGTGAACCTATTTGCCCACCTGATTGCTTTCAGTACAAGGGAACAGTTGATGTATTCTTGAAAGTTGTTAGACAG GAAGGATTTGGTAGATTATGGAGAGGTACAAATGCTGGCTTGGCATTAGCTATACCAACT GTTGGAATATATTTGCCTTGCTATGACATATTCCGCAACAAGATTGAAGATTTTACAAGAAGCAATGCTCCTGGGTTGACACCATATGCCCCACTAGTAGCAGGATCAGTTGCACGTTCACTCGCATGCATTGCTTGTTCCCCAATTGAATTGGCAAGGACACGGATGCAG GCGTATAAGGAATTTCAGCCTGGAGTAAAGCCTCCTGGAATGTGGAAAACATTGCTTGGTGTTCTTTCACCACATGCAAGTTCAAGTCAGAATG TGCAAAACTATCGTGTTCTATGGACGGGTGTGGGGGCACAGCTTGCTCGGGATGTTCCATTCTCTGCTATATGCTGGTCAACGCTGGAGCCG ATTCGAAGAAAGCTGCTTGGTCTTGTTGCAGAGGACGGTGACGCAGCTAGTGTGTTGGGAGCGAACTTTGCTGCTGGCTTTGTAGCAGGTAGTCTTGCTGCTGGTGTTACATGCCCTCTTGATGTTGCCAAGACAAGGAGACAGATAGAG AAGGATGCCCAGAAGGCAATGAGAATGACCACGAGGCAAACGTTAGTTGATATATTGAG GTCTGAAGGTCCAAAAGGCTTGTTCACTGGTGTTGGTCCACGCGTCGCTCGTGCTGGACCATCAGTTGGTATTGTCATTTCCTTTTACGAGGTCGTCAAGTATGCTCTTCACCAAAGGAACATGTCATGA